In Fusarium oxysporum f. sp. lycopersici 4287 chromosome 9, whole genome shotgun sequence, the genomic stretch TCCTTCGTCTCCGATAAGGCTATCAGCAGGGATGCTATAATTGTCAAAGAAGACCTCGTTTGCATCAACAGCCTTTCCTCCCATCTTTCTTATCTTGCGCAGGTCTAGACCTCGCTGGTCTCGGTTGAGATCAATGCAAAAAAGAGATAATCCATCgcttggcttcttggggtcTAATGGAGCAGTTCGCGCCAACAGAATCATCTTGGATGCGACTTGGGCGCAGGTAATCCAGATCTTTTGGCCGCTGACGCGATATGAGCCATCTTGCTGTTTGGTAGCCGTGGTGGTCAGCCGCAATGTGTCGAGACCACTATTGGGCTCTGTGACGCCGAAACAAACACGCCATTTGCCTTGGATGATGTTCGGTATTATGCTTTCCAGCTGCTTCTCTGTGCCGAATTTTGCTAGGGGCTGCGTAGCATAGACATTCGCATGGATTGCCTGGGCGCCTGCCATGCCTGCGCCGCTCTCGGTAATAGTTTGCATCATCATAACCGCCTCGGAGATGCCTAGGCCTGAACCGCCGAGGGCTTCGGGGAGGGCTATGCCGAGCCATCCGTCCTTGGCGAGGGCAGCGTGAAAGTCTTGCGGATCATGTTCAGTTTGATCTCTTTCCTGCCAGTAGGTGTTAGGGAAATTGGAGCAGAGCTGACTGACTGCTTCTCGAACAGTCAATTGCGTATCCGAGAAGCCGCTCGTCTCCATAAGGCGTCTTGAGCATGTGACAGAAAATGAGCGCCTGGTGTACCCATGTGGCAGGCTTCGCCACAAGGAGAGGCTGGAATGAGCCTTCAGACGTTGCAGTGCCCTTGCAGTTGATTGTGACATTTTTGCTGGCATCGGGAGGGATTTGATCATGGCGACTAGATA encodes the following:
- a CDS encoding acyl-CoA dehydrogenase; translation: MIKSLPMPAKMSQSTARALQRLKAHSSLSLWRSLPHGYTRRSFSVTCSRRLMETSGFSDTQLTVREAVSQLCSNFPNTYWQERDQTEHDPQDFHAALAKDGWLGIALPEALGGSGLGISEAVMMMQTITESGAGMAGAQAIHANVYATQPLAKFGTEKQLESIIPNIIQGKWRVCFGVTEPNSGLDTLRLTTTATKQQDGSYRVSGQKIWITCAQVASKMILLARTAPLDPKKPSDGLSLFCIDLNRDQRGLDLRKIRKMGGKAVDANEVFFDNYSIPADSLIGDEGQGFKIILHGMNAERCLLAGEALGLGYAALNKAAEYARDRTVFQRPIGQNQAIAHPLADAYMKLEAAKLATYHAARLYDDSSKEGFSDTKISPVSVGVACNSAKYMAAEAAFTACERAVLTHGGMGYAAEYDVERWFRECLVPRIAPVSREMILNYISEKVLALPRSY